The DNA segment ATTTAAAAAACTTGCACCATCTAGTGTAATTCCATTAGGATTTGAAAGTATTACATCTAATTTATCTTTACTTAATGCCTCAAGTATTCCTTTTAGTTTACTCTCTTTTGTTCCTGTTACATCTAGAAGTGCAAGTTTTACTCTTGTTTCTTTTATATTATTATTTCCATTTATTAGTCCTGCTATATGACTCCTTGCTATATTTTTAGCATTATTAATTACTGCACCTTTTTCACTTACATTAAAGTCTTTAAATGTTGAATGACTTACACCTTTAGGACTTGGAGTCGATATATTTATTATATCTATACCATTATTACTCTTTTCTATATATACATTAGTATTACCATCTACTGTTATATTTGCATATGAAAAAAGAGAGATTGATATCGCTATAATCATACCAAAAAACTTCTTCATAACTATTACCTTCCTTTTTATTTGATTTGTTAACTGATGTTATCATGTTTTTTTATATTTGTCAACAAGAAGAAAAGGTTAGACATTTTAGGAAACATTTGAAAATAGATGGAAAATAGGGTATGTCTTTGTTTTGCTAGTTTAGAAACCAAAAAAATCTGCAAACTAGCATTTTTACTAAGTTGCAGATTGTTTTATTATTTATCTATTTTTGTTTTAGCTCTGGTGCCCATACCTACACTATATATGTTTTTATTGGCTTTAAATAGTTTTTTGTTGCCAATATAAATTAATTTTTTTTAATATTTTTTACTACTATTTTTTACCATTTTTCATTTATGCAAACTTTTCTTGTATATGTATATTATTTTTTTTAGAACATACACTCAACATAAACTATATCTATTTTATTGACTTTGAATAAGTTTTGTTGCCAATTTGTTGCCAATAAAAATTATCATTATTTTTTTATCTCTATTTTTTTTAAATTATCATTTTCTATTATGAGTGCTTCTGTATTAGAAATTGGATATAAATTTAAATTTGAAAATTTTTCAATAATTTTAGTTGATGATTCAGTAAAGGGTGGACATAAATAGTGAGGGACTACAAATCCATCTATCAATCCTAAACCAGAATAATCTTTTTGACTATATGAATTTGGAATATTATCCATTTCAGTTATATACGTAAGATCTTTTGCACAAATTATTGCACCTGCAGATTCACCAACAAATAACTTTCCTAAATTTATATGTTTTTCTATAAGTTTATCTATTCCTGTTTTTCTAATTTGATCAATTAAAAAAAATGAATTCCCACCTGAAAAATATATAATATCTACATTTTCAATTTTTTCTTTAACTTCTTCAAAAGTACTTTTTGATATATCTAATTCTATAATATTAGTTTTTAATTCTTCCCATAATTTCATTGCTGAATCGACATAACCTCTATATTCTTCATGAATTGATGCTGTTGGTATAAAAAGAACTACTTTATTCTCTACTTCTTTTTTTAAAAAAATACCTGTTCTTTCAAAATGTGAATATAAAAATATATTCATACTATTTCTCCTTCTATAATAAATTTATTTTATTTCTTTTTTTAAAAAATATTCTTTATAGCCAATCGGACTATCTTCAAGGATTCCAAATATCTCAAATCCATTCTTTATATAAAAATCTACTCCCTGAAATTCAAAAGAATCAAGATGAACTATATGACATCCATATTTTTTTAGCTTTTTTTAATATGTAATTTAACAATTTAGTTCCTATTTTTTTATTTCTATATTCTCTTTTTACCCATAATGTATCAATATAAAAAATTTTCCATAAAACAGAATATCCTATAATTCCAGCTATTATTTCATTATCTTTCTTAACTACATATGAAAATTTTTTATATGGTTCTTTTTGTTTTAATTTTAATTTTTTTTTATTATGTTCTAATAGCATTTCACTTAAATATTCTTCTTCTAAATTTGAGGATTTCTCTATATTAAATTCAAACTTCATAATTTGCCCTTTTTCCTCCTATCATTTTTTCTAGAATACATTATATTTATTCTAGCTTTACCTATTTTATTATTTTTTAATCTTAAAGGAACTTGTAGAAATTTAATATGCATCCCAACAAATGTGTCTCCAATATCAATTCCGATATCTCCCATTATTTTTTCTACAACAACTGGATTTTTAAATAATTTAAATACTTCTAAATCAAATCCTTCTGTTGGATTTTTGATTGATAATACATTTACTTTTTCTAATTTTTCATCTTTATTTAAATTTTCAGATACTTTTTATTCATAATAAACTGTATTTTAAATTCCTTTCTTATATATTTTACCTTATAATTTAAAAATTTCAAAAAAATTATTTTCCATAAATTTGATGAAATTTTCCTTTTATTTTTTCTTCCATTCTTGAAATAAAATTATTTTTATTTTCTAATCGTATATTTAATATTTTTATCTCTTGTTCTAATTCTTTTATCTTTTTATTTTGATTTTCAATTTCAAAATTTAATAATTTTATTATAATATTTTGATGTTAATTTGAGTATCAATTATATAATTTTCCATCTTTTCATTTTAGTTGTTATTTGACACTTCCTTCCCTAACATATTTTTTTAATGTATTCCTGGATTTTATACTCCTTAAAGTAATATATTCTTTATATGTAAATTTCATAAATTTCTTGTATAATAAATTATATACATTATAGAATAAAAAAAATTATATTCAAGAATAATTCTCAATAGATTTATGTCAATATTAAAAATAATTATTATGATTTTTATTTTATAAATAAAAATATTTTTTAAATTAGAGTATTAATGTTGCCAACCTATTGCCAATCCGTTGCCATTAAATTTAGAAAACCTTTAGAACTTTTAGGAAAAGTTTGGAAATACATGAAAATAAACGGAAAAGATAAAATATTTGTTTATGTCCTTATTTTGCTAGTTTAGAAACAAAAAAAATCTGCAATTCAGCATTTTTACTGACTTGCAGATTCATTAATTATTTCTTCATTTTTTTGTTAAATAATGGTGCCCAAACGCGGAATCGAACCACGGACACAGGGATTTTCAGTCCCTTGCTCTACCGACTGAGCTATCTGGGCATAGTGGCGGGTGGACAGAGATTCGAACTCTGACAGCTTGCGCTTTCGCCGGTTTTCAAGACCGGTCCCTTAGCCATTCGGACATCCACCCAAATCAACTTATTTATTTTCAAAAAAAAATGGTAGGCCCTAGGAGAATCGAACTCCTGTTTTTAGGATGAAAACCTAATGTCCTGACCACTAGACGAAGGGCCCAAAATAACTGGTGGATCCAGCTGGACTTGAACCAGCGACCACGCGGTTATGAGCCGCGTGCTCTAACCAACTGAGCTATGGATCCTTATGGTCTATTTTTAATATGGCGTGCCTGAAGAGATTCGAACTCCTGGCCCACAGCTTAGAAGGCTGTTGCTCTATCCTACTGAGCTACAGGCACATATTAAACCACTCAAGTTATTTTGTTAAAAATGGTGAGTCATACTGGAATCGAACCAGTGACACCTTGATTAAAAGTCAAGTGCTCTACCGACTGAGCTAATGACTCACATGGAGCGGGAGACGAGGGTCGAACTCGCGACATTCAGCTTGGAAGGCTGACACTCTACCAACTGAGTTACTCCCGCATAATTGTGATTATTTTTTTTGGTTGCGGAGGCTGGATTTGAACCAACGACCTTCGGGTTATGAGCCCGACGAGCTACCAGGCTGCTCTACTCCGCGATAATACTTAATGTAAATGGTGCCTCGGGCCGGACTCGAACCGGCACGGGATTGCTCCCACAGGATTTTAAGTCCTGTGTGTCTACCATTTCACCACCAAGGCTCAACTTTCATTGACAAAAATTATTATACACTATCTAGTTAATCTTGTCAAGAATTTTTTTATTTTTTTATTTTTCTTTTTCTTATATCCTCTTAGGACATTTTCTATTCTATATTATTTGAAATAAAATGTCAATAGTTTTTTTCATTTTTTTTAGTAATCCTAAATTAAAATAGTAAGTGTCCAAAAATAACTTGAAAAAAAGTGGATATACAGTACAATCATAAACGACCAAATTCATTGAAAGGAACTGTATATCCATGACTAATAATAACATAAATTTAGAAAATAATAAAGAGGCTAAATATAAACATTTAAATTATGAAGATAGAGTAATAATATCACATCTACTAAAACAAGCTAAAATAAAGGATTTAACTAAATATGTTTCTAATCCCACTAAAGAGCATAAAAAATATAGCTGATATCTTAGCTAAATGTACAAAAACAATAAAAAGAGAAATTAAGAGAGGAACTCTAGAACAACTTGATTATCTTAATAATTCGATTTTAATCTACTCTCACGATACTTCTCATAACAGATATCAGGAAAGTATCACAAAGAAAGAATTACCTCGTAAAATTGATAATAACGTTAAATTAGCTAAAGATATTGCAAAATTATTAAAAGAAAAACATTCTCCTTATGCTACAATTGAAAAACTAAGAGATAAATACAATATTAATTTTACTGTACAAACATTGTATAATTACATAAATAATGATTTGTTTGAATTTCTAGGTTTTAAAAAAGAAGATGATACTATCATTTACAAAAGTAAGGGTAGTAAAACATATAGAAAAAGAGTTATTAAATCTAGAGGTTTAAGTATAGATGAAAGACCTGGACATATTAACAATAGAGAAGAGCTAGGTCATTGGGAAATAGATAGTGTTATTGGACTTAGAATAGTTTGTTTATTATCTTCTAAAACTAATGATAATGTTGTTAAGGAAGTTAAAAAAATTATTAAGAGTAAGAAATATATAATAAAATCAATTACTTCTGATAATGGAAGTGAATTTGCAAATATTAAAGAAATTACTGATTTAGGTATTGATTGGTATTTTGCTCATCCTTATTGTTCTAATGAGAGAGTAAGTAATGAAAATAATAATAAAATGGTTAGAAGATTTATACCTAAAGGGGTATCTATGGATCATTTAACAAAAAAAGATGTTAAACACATTGAAACATTCATGAATAATTATCCAAGAAAAATTTTCAATGCTTTAACATCTAATCAAGTTTATGAGTGTCTATTAAATATAGCTTAATTAAACTTTTGGACACTTACTATTTTAATTTAGGTGATTTTTTCTAATTATTGTTTTACTTGTTTTAGTAGCAAAAAAAATGTATAATATATGTAATAAGTATAATTTGGAGGAAAAATGTTTGATAAAATTATAGATAACAAAATTGTTAGAATTTCTATTATTGTAATTTCATTATTTATCATATTAACTTTAGGTCGTTCTGCTTTTTTAAATTCATTTTTTAATAAAAGAGAGACTGTAGTTCCTAAGGTAACTTCATTGTATGTTGATGACGCTACTAAGCTATTAAAAAGCTTTAATTTAAAATATTCTATTATTGAATCTAAGTCATCTGAAGTTCCAGAAGATTATGTGTTTATACAAGATCCTAAACCTGAATCTATAGTTAAAGTTAATAGAACTGTAAATATATGGGTTAATAAAGTTAATAGTGTTGAAATACCTGATTTAAGTGGAAAAACATTAATAGAAGCAAGAAGAATACTTGAAGAATTTAATATTCAAATTGAAAGAATAGACTATATGCCTATAGAAGATTCAGAAGAAGAATTAGTATTATCTATTTACCCTAAAGTAGGGAGTAAAATTGGTACTAATCAAAAAATATCTTTACTTGTATCTTCTAAACCATTAATAAAAAGTAAAATTATGCCTAACTTAATAGGATTAGATAAAAATGATGCAGCAAACATCTTAGCTCAAATAGGTCAAAGCATTACATTTGTAACTGAAGCAAATGATCCTGCTTTTGCACAAAATGTTATTATCACTACTAACCCTCTTCCTGGGGATACTATAGAAAAAGATACAAAGATTAGTATAGTATTAAATACAGGAGTTGAAGTTGATAAGAGTATTACAGAAGTTATTGAGCAAAAAGTTGAATCTAAAAAAATAGATAACAACATAGAAGAAATCCTTAATAAGACACTTAAGGAAGTTGAGAAAAAAGAAGAAAATAATGAACATAAATCAGAAGGGGAATAGATGCTAATAGAAGGAAAGGTAATACGTAAAATACAAGGTTTCTATTTTGTATATACTAATTATTCATTTAAAGATATTGAAGAATTTGAAGATAAACTTGTTAAATGTAAACTACGTGGTAATTTAAAAGTTAAAAACAAAAAAGAGAACTGTATTATTGGAGATAATGTAATTATAGATACAGAACTTTGTGTTATAGTTGAAATATTAGAAAGAAAGAATTCTTTAAAAAGACCATTAATTTCTAATATTGATAACCTAGCTATTACTTTTGCAGCAAAGGAACCAAATTTTGATATTATTCAATTTCAAAAACTATTATTAAATGTACATAAAAATGAATTAGATCCTATACTAATAATAACTAAATCAGATTTATTATCTAATTCTGAAAAAGAAGAATTAGGAAAATTATTAAAAGATAATTTCCCATATTTAAAATACTTTTTCATTTCACATAATGAATTTTCAGAATTTAAAGAATATATTTCTGATAAAAATATAATAATTTCTGGTCCTAGTGGTGTAGGTAAATCTACTTTAATTAACAATATATTAGAACAAGAAGTTCTAGTTACAGGAGATATAAGTCAAAAAACAAAAAAAGGGAAAAATACTACTGTTGACACAAGATTTTTCCCATATAATAATGGTTTCATAATAGATACACCTGGTTTTTCGAGTATAGAGTTCCCTGTATTTGAAAACATATTAGATGTTAGAGAATATTTTCCAGAAATTAAAGATTTCGCAATAGAATGTAAATTTTCTAATTGTGTTCATATACATGAACCAAATTGTAACGTAAAAGAAAAATTAAATAAATTAAGATATGATTTCTATAAACTAATATATCAAAATATACAAGAAGGAGAGATATAAAATGAATAAAGACATTATTATTGCACCATCACTACTTGCAGCAGATTTTTCTAGATTAAAAGAAGAAGTAATAGAAATTGGTAAAACTCGTGCTAAATGGTTACATTTAGATATTATGGACGGAAATTTTGTACCAAATATTAGCTTTGGAGCAGATATTATTAAAGCTATAAGACCTCATTCAGACCTATATTTTGATGCACATTTAATGGTTGAAAAACCAGAATGGTATATTGAATCTGTTGTAAAAGCAGGAGCTGACAACATCACTATACACGTTGAAGCTACTAAACATTTACATAGAGCACTACAATTAATTAAATCTTATGGTGTTAAAGCTGGTGTTTCTATTAATCCGGCTACTGATATAGACTTTTTAGATAATGTTATAGAAGAATTAGATTTAATTCTTGTAATGACTGTTAATCCAGGTTTTGGAGGTCAGAAATTTATAGATGCTATGTGTCAAAAAATAAGAAGAATTAGAGAAAAATATCCTCATATTGATATTCAAGTTGATGGTGGAATTAATGATAAGACTGCTATTCTAGCTAGAGAAGCTGGAGCAAATATTTTAGTAGCTGGTTCATATGTTTTCTCTAGTAATTATGAAGAAAGAGTAAATTCACTATTTTAAGGGGTAAATATGTATAATAAAATGGAAGTTTTAATAGATGATTTCTATAAAACTTATTACAAAATGGAAGAGATAAATTTAAACTTAGTAATTAAATGTCTTACTACTACTGAATTACATATTATTGAATGTATAGGACTAGAAAAAATTACTATGAAAGAATTATCTACAAGACTTGGAATTACTATGGGTACTACATCTATAGCAATTAATAAACTAGAAGAAAAAAAATTCATAAATAGAACTAGATCTAAAACAGACAAGAGAAAAGTATATGTTAGTTTAAATAAAAAAGGACAAATAGCATATAACTATCATGGTAACTTTCATACTACTACATTAGAAAAAGTTACTAAAAATATTCCTAAAGAAAGATTAGATATATTTCTTGAAACTTTTGAAGAATTACTTAATAATCTTAAATCTTTAAAACTTAATTTAGAACCTGAAGACTTAACTCACTTTGCTATAGGTGATAAAGTTGAAGTAAGTGAAGTTAAAGGTAATAGTGTTATTAGACTAGCACTATCAGAAATGGGAATACAACTTAAAACTGCTATAGAAATTTTAGATATACATAAAGACTCTATAAGAATTAGAATTAATGGGCATGAAAAATTACTTTCTAAGGACCACGCTCTTTATGTATTTGCAATAAAAAAGGAGAATGACCTGTGATATATTTAGATACAGTTGGAATGAATTTTTTAGTTAAAGAATTAAAAACTGAATTACTTAATTTCAAAGTAAATAAAATAGTTCAATATGATGGAAATTCATTTTCATTATTCTTTTCTAAAAAACAACTATTTTTCCAAACTAAAGATAATGAATCAATAATATATATAAAAGAAAAAAAAGAAGATAGTATTAATTTTTCATCTTCTTTTCTTTTATCTTTAAGGAAATATTTAGATCATGCTGAACTAACAGATATTTCCTTATTAAATAATGATAGAATAGTTAAGTTAGAATTTAAAAGAGTAAATATTTTAGGTAATCTAGATACTACATATATAGTCTTTGAAATGATGGGAAGACACTCAAATATTTTTCTATTAAATGAAGAAGAAAATATTATCAACATATTGAATAATAATACTAGTATAGAAAATAAGAGGTTTTATTCTATCAATCGTAAATATGAATATTTTAGCAATGATAAACATGAATTAAATTTAGATAAGATATATACTAGTGCTGATGAAATGGTTAGTGAAGTATCAGGAGTAGGTAAAATATTTGCAAATGATACATTCGATAACTTAGAACTTAGAAAAGAATATTTAAACAACTATGTTCCATATATCTTCACTAGCAATGATAATTACTATACTACATACAATAAATTTAGTAAGTTTATATCGTATAATGAAAATAGATATGAAACATTAAACGAAGCATTAAATGAATATTTTACTACATTTATCAATACTTCTCTAATAAGAAATAAGAAGGCTAATATAGAGAAATTTGTAAATAATAAGATGAAGAAAAATAACAAGATACTTAAAAATATTGAAAACGATATAATTAGAGATCAAAATTATGAAGAGTATAAAAATATGGGTGACTTATTAACAAGTTATCTTTATCTTGTAAAACCAAGAATGGAATGTATAGAAGTCTATGACTACATTAACAACTGTAATATTAATATAGAACTAAACCCTAATAAAACTCCATCTGAAAATCTTAAAATTTACTATAATAAATATAGAAAAGGTAAGAAAAGTATACAAGTTGCTAATGAAAGATATATTTTAATTACTGAAGAACAAGAATATCTTGAATCAGTTCTTGATTTTACTCAAAGAGAAGATGATTTTTTAGGATTAGTTGAAATTGAAAAAGAATTAGCTATATATAAAGAAAAACACAAGAAAAATAACAAAGAAAAGAAAAGAGAATTACTTAAATATGTAATTGATGACTTTGAAATTTTTGTGGGTAGAAATCATAGTGAAAATAACTTCCTAACTTTTGAAAAAGCTAAAAACCATGATATATGGTTACACGTTAGAGATATACCAGGTTCTCATGTAATCATCGTTACAAATAAGAAAAAAGTTCCTAAAAATGTTTTAGTAGAAGCTGCAAAACTTGCTGCTAAAAACTCTAAGGGTAATGGAAATAAAACTATAGATTATACTGAAAGAGCTAATGTAAAAAGAGTAAATAAATTTGGTAATGTAACATTTAACAATTTTAAAAGTTTAGATATTAAAGGGGCTGTTCCGAAATAAACAGCCCCTAGTTATTTTCTACTTATTTTTTTAATGCTAATAAATCTCTTTCCATTTTTTCGAAATCTAAGTTTTCAGCTTCTATATCTTTAAAGTATCTATAAGTTTTAACTTTTAATTCAAGAGCTGCATCTTCATCTATTACTATTATAGCTTTTCTATGTAATTGTAAAGCTGAAATAGTCCATAAATGATTTACACCATCTTCAATTCCTTTATGTATAGCATAAGCTTTTTTAGGTCCAGTTGCCATAATTAATACTTCTTTAGAATCTGTAATAGTTCCTACTCCTACTGTTAAAGCAAGTTTAGGTACTTTAGTAACATCATTATCAAAGAATCTTGAATTAACTACTATAGTATCTTGTGTTAATTCTTTATCTCTTGTTCTTGATGAAAGTGATGATCCTGGTTCATTAAATGCTATATGTCCATCTTCTCCTACTCCACCTAAGAATAAATGTATTCCACCAACTGATTTAATTTTATCTTCATATCTTTGGCATTCAGATTGTAAATCTTCAGCCAAACCATTTAAAATGTTGATATTTTCTTTTTTGATATCTATATGATCAAAAAAGTTTTTATGCATAAAGTAGTGGTAGCTTTGATCATGACTTGGAGCCAATCCTACATATTCATCCATATTAAAAGTGATGATATTTTCAAAAGAAATAATTCCTTTTTTATTTAATTCAATTAAATTCTTATATGTTTCTAATGGTGTTGAGCCTGTAGGTAATCCTAAAACAAATGGTCTTTCTTTAGTGGGATTGAATTTTAAAATTTCTTGTGCAATATGATAAGCACTCCATTTTCCAACATCTTTTGCGTTTTTAACTATAAGTAATCTCATGTATATCTCCTCTTCTTTATATGAATATATTTCTATTATACTTTTTTTAATAATTAGTGTCAAGATAAGTTATCTTTTTGTAATAATTTTTCATAAAAATTATCTATAAACACCGCACCTAAAGGTGCTGTAAATAGTATTGAAAGTATTGCAACAGTTAGTATTAGCTCTCCTGATGGTACATTATTTGCAAGTGGTATAACACCTATTGCAGCCTGTACTGTAGCTTTAGGTAAATATGCAACCATTGCAAATATCTTTTCTCTATTTTTAAATTTATCTCCAATTAAAGATAAATATACTCCAAACATTCTAAATACTTGTGCTATTATTAGTAATAGTAAAGCTAATAATCCAAAATCAAATACACTTGATATTTTTAGATTTGCTCCTATTAGTACAAATAAGAAAATTTCAAATAATTTCCATAACTTTTCATAACTTCCTATAAATACTCTACCTATTTCTTCATTTTCTTTCTTAATCAACATTGCAAGTAATGTAATAGATAATAGACTTGCAACAGGTAAATACTTCTCTATTTCTAATATTATTAAAGATAGTGAGAAAAACAGTATTATTCTTAAAGTATCTTCTTTAATAAATTTAAATAAGTATATAGAAATATATTTAAATATTACTGCTACTACTACCGCAAGTACTATACTAAGTGGTAAATTAATTATCTCTTTTATTGTAACCTGTCCTGTTTTTTGTATGCTCATAAATATTGAAAATAAGGTAATTACAAATATATCATCCATACTTGCCCCTGCAAGTATTAATTGAGGTATTTTGCTATATCCCTTATTTATTAATCCTATCATTCTTGGCACTACTATTGCAGGTGAAACTGCAGCAATTACTGAACCAAGTATTAATGCATCAATTACAGGTATTTTAAATATTAAAGGAGCAAATATTGCTGTTCCTAAAATTTCTATAGTTGCTGGTAAAAAACACATTAATATACTCGATTTACCCATAGTTTTTAATACATTAAAGTCTAATGTTAACCCTGCTCTTATTAATATTATTACTAATGCTATCTTCCTTATTTCTGGTGAAATATTTAGTAATGATATATCTATTTTACTGGCTAATAATACTCCTATTAATATGTAGGCTATTATTTTAGGAATATTTATTTTTTCAAATATCATTCCTATTAATACTGAAAGTATTAATATTATTCCTATAGAAATTAACATTATCCTAACATATTTCCTATAAATATTCCTATATATGTCCCAATAATATATCCTAATGTTCCTACTAACATTACAGGAGCTACATATTTATTCCATCCTTTTGAAATAGCCATAGCTGTTGCAGTTGTTGGTCCACCTATATTTGCATTTGATACAAGTATTGCTTCTTCTAATGTGAAGTTAAATAATTTAGCTCCAACAAAAGTTATTATCATATTTACTAATACCATTATTAAACAATATACTAATAATAATGGAGAATTTTGTATAATTGACATTATTGATGCAGGTATTCCTATTACCACAAAGAATATGTAAATAAAGAATGTTCCTATTTCTTGTGA comes from the Streptobacillus canis genome and includes:
- a CDS encoding Type 1 glutamine amidotransferase-like domain-containing protein, whose translation is MNIFLYSHFERTGIFLKKEVENKVVLFIPTASIHEEYRGYVDSAMKLWEELKTNIIELDISKSTFEEVKEKIENVDIIYFSGGNSFFLIDQIRKTGIDKLIEKHINLGKLFVGESAGAIICAKDLTYITEMDNIPNSYSQKDYSGLGLIDGFVVPHYLCPPFTESSTKIIEKFSNLNLYPISNTEALIIENDNLKKIEIKK
- the rsgA gene encoding ribosome small subunit-dependent GTPase A; the encoded protein is MLIEGKVIRKIQGFYFVYTNYSFKDIEEFEDKLVKCKLRGNLKVKNKKENCIIGDNVIIDTELCVIVEILERKNSLKRPLISNIDNLAITFAAKEPNFDIIQFQKLLLNVHKNELDPILIITKSDLLSNSEKEELGKLLKDNFPYLKYFFISHNEFSEFKEYISDKNIIISGPSGVGKSTLINNILEQEVLVTGDISQKTKKGKNTTVDTRFFPYNNGFIIDTPGFSSIEFPVFENILDVREYFPEIKDFAIECKFSNCVHIHEPNCNVKEKLNKLRYDFYKLIYQNIQEGEI
- the nagB gene encoding glucosamine-6-phosphate deaminase; the protein is MRLLIVKNAKDVGKWSAYHIAQEILKFNPTKERPFVLGLPTGSTPLETYKNLIELNKKGIISFENIITFNMDEYVGLAPSHDQSYHYFMHKNFFDHIDIKKENINILNGLAEDLQSECQRYEDKIKSVGGIHLFLGGVGEDGHIAFNEPGSSLSSRTRDKELTQDTIVVNSRFFDNDVTKVPKLALTVGVGTITDSKEVLIMATGPKKAYAIHKGIEDGVNHLWTISALQLHRKAIIVIDEDAALELKVKTYRYFKDIEAENLDFEKMERDLLALKK
- a CDS encoding cation:proton antiporter domain-containing protein; the encoded protein is MLISIGIILILSVLIGMIFEKINIPKIIAYILIGVLLASKIDISLLNISPEIRKIALVIILIRAGLTLDFNVLKTMGKSSILMCFLPATIEILGTAIFAPLIFKIPVIDALILGSVIAAVSPAIVVPRMIGLINKGYSKIPQLILAGASMDDIFVITLFSIFMSIQKTGQVTIKEIINLPLSIVLAVVVAVIFKYISIYLFKFIKEDTLRIILFFSLSLIILEIEKYLPVASLLSITLLAMLIKKENEEIGRVFIGSYEKLWKLFEIFLFVLIGANLKISSVFDFGLLALLLLIIAQVFRMFGVYLSLIGDKFKNREKIFAMVAYLPKATVQAAIGVIPLANNVPSGELILTVAILSILFTAPLGAVFIDNFYEKLLQKDNLS
- a CDS encoding PASTA domain-containing protein → MFDKIIDNKIVRISIIVISLFIILTLGRSAFLNSFFNKRETVVPKVTSLYVDDATKLLKSFNLKYSIIESKSSEVPEDYVFIQDPKPESIVKVNRTVNIWVNKVNSVEIPDLSGKTLIEARRILEEFNIQIERIDYMPIEDSEEELVLSIYPKVGSKIGTNQKISLLVSSKPLIKSKIMPNLIGLDKNDAANILAQIGQSITFVTEANDPAFAQNVIITTNPLPGDTIEKDTKISIVLNTGVEVDKSITEVIEQKVESKKIDNNIEEILNKTLKEVEKKEENNEHKSEGE
- the rpe gene encoding ribulose-phosphate 3-epimerase — protein: MNKDIIIAPSLLAADFSRLKEEVIEIGKTRAKWLHLDIMDGNFVPNISFGADIIKAIRPHSDLYFDAHLMVEKPEWYIESVVKAGADNITIHVEATKHLHRALQLIKSYGVKAGVSINPATDIDFLDNVIEELDLILVMTVNPGFGGQKFIDAMCQKIRRIREKYPHIDIQVDGGINDKTAILAREAGANILVAGSYVFSSNYEERVNSLF
- a CDS encoding MarR family transcriptional regulator — encoded protein: MYNKMEVLIDDFYKTYYKMEEINLNLVIKCLTTTELHIIECIGLEKITMKELSTRLGITMGTTSIAINKLEEKKFINRTRSKTDKRKVYVSLNKKGQIAYNYHGNFHTTTLEKVTKNIPKERLDIFLETFEELLNNLKSLKLNLEPEDLTHFAIGDKVEVSEVKGNSVIRLALSEMGIQLKTAIEILDIHKDSIRIRINGHEKLLSKDHALYVFAIKKENDL
- a CDS encoding IS30 family transposase; its protein translation is MFLIPLKSIKNIADILAKCTKTIKREIKRGTLEQLDYLNNSILIYSHDTSHNRYQESITKKELPRKIDNNVKLAKDIAKLLKEKHSPYATIEKLRDKYNINFTVQTLYNYINNDLFEFLGFKKEDDTIIYKSKGSKTYRKRVIKSRGLSIDERPGHINNREELGHWEIDSVIGLRIVCLLSSKTNDNVVKEVKKIIKSKKYIIKSITSDNGSEFANIKEITDLGIDWYFAHPYCSNERVSNENNNKMVRRFIPKGVSMDHLTKKDVKHIETFMNNYPRKIFNALTSNQVYECLLNIA
- a CDS encoding Rqc2 family fibronectin-binding protein produces the protein MIYLDTVGMNFLVKELKTELLNFKVNKIVQYDGNSFSLFFSKKQLFFQTKDNESIIYIKEKKEDSINFSSSFLLSLRKYLDHAELTDISLLNNDRIVKLEFKRVNILGNLDTTYIVFEMMGRHSNIFLLNEEENIINILNNNTSIENKRFYSINRKYEYFSNDKHELNLDKIYTSADEMVSEVSGVGKIFANDTFDNLELRKEYLNNYVPYIFTSNDNYYTTYNKFSKFISYNENRYETLNEALNEYFTTFINTSLIRNKKANIEKFVNNKMKKNNKILKNIENDIIRDQNYEEYKNMGDLLTSYLYLVKPRMECIEVYDYINNCNINIELNPNKTPSENLKIYYNKYRKGKKSIQVANERYILITEEQEYLESVLDFTQREDDFLGLVEIEKELAIYKEKHKKNNKEKKRELLKYVIDDFEIFVGRNHSENNFLTFEKAKNHDIWLHVRDIPGSHVIIVTNKKKVPKNVLVEAAKLAAKNSKGNGNKTIDYTERANVKRVNKFGNVTFNNFKSLDIKGAVPK
- a CDS encoding GNAT family N-acetyltransferase — translated: MKFEFNIEKSSNLEEEYLSEMLLEHNKKKLKLKQKEPYKKFSYVVKKDNEIIAGIIGYSVLWKIFYIDTLWVKREYRNKKIGTKLLNYILKKAKKIWMSYSSS